In Mytilus trossulus isolate FHL-02 chromosome 6, PNRI_Mtr1.1.1.hap1, whole genome shotgun sequence, a single window of DNA contains:
- the LOC134721631 gene encoding cytochrome P450 1A5-like: MYTQYMYLGTSVYTPLLLALSFLLVWIIYRTKKDDRKCSNAPGPMAWPVLGNLPSLGKKPHVYLTELRKKYGDVYQIMMGSRPTIVINGLTAIRKATVNKAEDFAGRPDFYTFKFLANGKSMGFSDYGPRWKLHRKIAQNSLSSFTNKRNSPIEQAIISEAELLTNNMLSSKGKPVNPHNEIYLSVGNIICALCFGQRYQRDDEDFVFLVKMNDKFMATMAAGNPVDIMPWMRHFTKRSFNTFLGILKTMDNFSLKKRQEHLDTYNPANLRDVTDALIRATEEIPEEAKSAVGLTDEHILLTVQELIGAGFDTIASTLQWSVLFMVTHPEIQEKVHQEIRAYVGMDRYPEFEDLEHLPFTECTIIETMRHSCIFPFALPHSTTKDTVLNDYFIPENTLIFLNLWSVNHDPKVFPEPQKFNPYRFLGEDKKSVNKVDLFLPFGAGRRKCPGEQLAHMELFIFFATMLQRCKFSVVPGKVPVIDSKYGLTLKPLDFDVLVEHR, translated from the coding sequence ATGTATACTCAGTACATGTACTTGGGAACATCTGTGTATACTCCACTTTTATTGGCTTTGTCTTTTCTTCTGGTATGGATCATTTATCGTACAAAAAAGGATGATAGAAAATGTTCAAATGCCCCGGGTCCAATGGCCTGGCCAGTGCTCGGAAATCTTCCAAGTCTCGGGAAGAAACCTCACGTATATTTGACGGAgctcagaaaaaaatatggtgaCGTTTACCAGATCATGATGGGCAGTAGGCCGACTATTGTCATAAATGGACTTACTGCCATCAGAAAGGCGACCGTTAATAAAGCGGAAGACTTTGCCGGTAGACCAGActtttatacatttaagttCCTGGCAAACGGGAAAAGTATGGGATTTAGTGATTATGGACCAAGATGGAAACTTCACAGAAAAATTGCACAGAATAGTCTTTCGTCGTTCACAAATAAAAGGAACAGTCCGATCGAACAGGCAATTATTTCTGAGGCCGAACTCTTGACAAATAATATGCTATCATCTAAAGGAAAACCTGTAAATCCACACAATGAAATCTATCTTTCCGTTGGTAACATTATTTGTGCACTTTGTTTTGGTCAAAGATATCAGAGAGACGATGAAGACTTTGTTTTTCTAGTGAAAATGAACGATAAATTCATGGCAACAATGGCTGCTGGAAATCCCGTCGACATAATGCCATGGATGCGCCATTTTACAAAACGATCTTTCAATACGTTTCTTGGTATACTTAAAACTATGGATAATTTTAGTTTGAAAAAGAGACAAGAACATCTGGATACTTATAACCCGGCCAATCTTCGCGATGTTACTGATGCATTAATCCGGGCCACGGAAGAAATACCAGAAGAAGCCAAGTCCGCCGTGGGACTAACAGATGAACATATACTTTTGACTGTGCAAGAACTTATTGGTGCTggttttgatactattgcaaGTACGCTACAATGGAGTGTGCTATTTATGGTAACCCACCCAGAAATTCAAGAAAAGGTCCATCAGGAAATTCGAGCGTATGTTGGGATGGACCGATATCCCGAATTCGAGGATCTCGAACACCTTCCGTTCACAGAATGTACAATAATAGAAACCATGCGACACTCCTGTATATTCCCGTTTGCGCTTCCACATAGCACAACTAAAGACACGGTTTTGAATGACTATTTTATACCggaaaatactttaattttcttaaaccTCTGGTCCGTTAATCATGACCCGAAGGTATTTCCAGAGCCGCAGAAATTCAATCCCTACAGATTTCTAGGTGAAGACAAGAAGTCTGTGAACAAGGTAGATTTGTTCTTACCGTTCGGTGCTGGAAGACGAAAATGCCCTGGTGAACAGTTAGCTCATATggaacttttcatattttttgccACAATGTTGCAACGTTGCAAATTTTCCGTAGTTCCTGGCAAAGTTCCCGTTATTGACAGTAAATATGGACTAACATTAAAACCGTTGGATTTTGATGTACTTGTGGAACACAGATAA